The nucleotide window ATCGGCGGCGGTACGACAGACGTTGCGATTTTATCCTTGGGTGAAATCGTCACCAGTACATCCTTGAAGATTGCGGGCGATAAGCTTGACCGCGATCTGATCAAATATGTCAAGGAAAGCTATAAGCTTTTGATCGGTGATCGTACCGCAGAAGAAATCAAGAAGCGCATCGGCACCGCCTGGAGAGGCAGCCGCAGCGATTCAATGGATGTCAGCGGCCGTGACTTGGTCACCGGTCTGCCGCACACGATCACATTAAATTCAGAAGAAACAGAGCTGGCGATGCGGGAAAGCCTGCAGGATGTTGTCCGGGCATGCCGCACAGTCCTGGAACAGACGCCGCCTGAATTGAGTGCGGATATCGTCAGCCGCGGTGTGGTTTTAACCGGCGGCGGAGCGCTTTTGCAGGGCATAGATCAGCTGCTGATCAATGAACTGAACGTCCCGGTGTATGTCGCTGAAAATGCGTTGTCCTGTGTTGCGGAAGGCACCGGCGTCATGCTGGAAAATCTGCATCTTGTCCGCTAGTAACCAACAATATCGCTGAGTCAGCGATATTTCTTTATCGTAGTTTGGGGGTACTTTCAATGCTGCATTTGATTGAAGGCGCCTTTCCGTTCTTTGCACTGCCGTTTGTGATTTCCTTGATCTGCGTACCGATTGCCAAGCGCATCGGGTTTGCCTTAAAGGTCTACGCGGTGGAAAATAACCGGACGGTACATCACGGAAAGATAGTGCAGATGGGCGGTTTGGCCGTTTTCGTCGCCTTTATGATTTCCATGGCCTGTTTCCTGAAGGCGGATTCGACCATTAACGGCATCCTGATCGGAGGCTCGGTGGTCTTTTTGGGCGGCTTGCTCGACGATATGATTAATCTGTCGCCGTTAAAAAAACTCTTGTTTGAAGTCGCCGGGGCGCTGATCGCAATCTTAGTCGGAGGGATTGGTTTAACTTCGATTACTTTGCCGTTTGGAATTGAAATCAATATGATGCCGTTTTCCTTTTTGGTATCCTTTGTCTGGATCGTCGGCGTGACGAATGCGATCAATCTGATCGACGGCCTTGACGGCTTGTCGGCAGGCATCTGCTTTATCGTGGTCTGCACGATTGGGTTTATCGGCTTCTTTATGGGACGGCGGGATATTCCGGTCATTTCATTGATTCTGGCAGGTTCCATCGCTGGTTTTCTGCCGTACAACTTCCATCCAGCTTCAATTTTCCAGGGTGACTGCGGGGCGCTGTTTCTGGGCTTTACGCTGGCGTGCCTGTCGTTGCTGGGATTTAAGACAACCACGTTTATTACGTTAGGGTTTCCGGTCATTATTCTGTTCGTTCCAATTTCGGATACGTTGATCGCGATGATCCGGCGCAAGCTGAGCGGAAAAGGAATCATGCAGGCAGACCGCTCCCATCTGCATCATATTCTCATGTATAAACTGAAATTGGGACACCGCAATACCGTGCTGGTGCTGTATCTGGTAACGATTTTATTTGGCGGCTGCGCGGTGCTGAGTTATTTCAATGAACAGTGGGGACTTATCCTGTTAATTGTTCTGACGTTTGTCGCTGAGATTTTCATCGAAGCGACGGAGATGATCAATCCGAAATGGCATCCATTGCTGGGCTTGTGCCGACGGCTGACAGGCCATCCGAAAAAGAAAGTCTTATTGGAGGAAACGGATCCCAGTGATGCCAGTGAGATTCTGACGGAAGCGGAATCTGATATAGAAGAAACAGAAAGCATGGATGCGGCAGAACCGGATGAAGACTCCCAGAATTAAGTGAAGATCATCTTGCAATGATCAACAAACATGGATCACTGTGCGATCCTGTTCACTGACTTGAAAATGACGACAATCAAATCCATTAAAAAGGACTGAAAAGCGCTTTGTTCCGCGGTTTTCAGTCCTTTTTCCCATTTTGCCTGTGAAAGGCAGAAAAAGGAATCGGTTCTTGTTTGATGTTGGATCTAGTGAATCCCTGATTCAATGTGAGCTGAATACGATTATATGCATGAAATTCCCGTGGACAGGATAGACGTTCTCATGGTTAAGCTTCAAATAAGGCTTTAAAGTAATGGATCAGATAATGATAAAACGGATGGACCAATGTCAATCGTGCGCTGTCCTGCGGATGCAGAGAAATCCGCAGTTCTCGGCTGCATTGGGGATTGGAAATCGGGATGAGCTTTACATCTTCGCCGAATTCACCCCAGGTATGCTCAGGCCAGAAGCCGATTCCGCTGCCGGCGCCGATCAGATTGCGCACTGTTGCCGGACTGTCGCTTTCAAAGATGATCTTGGGATGAAACCCGGCCGCCAGACAGAACTGATCGCAAATTTTCCTGAACTTTCGGTTGCCGGCCAGACAGATGAAGCCTTCATCTCTTAACTCCCTGAGATCAATCGCATTCAGACTGCTGTAAATCGAGTGGGAGGGAACAGCTAACATGATCCGTTCTTTAAACGAAACGGAATTGGCGGATCGTTCAGAGCGTTCCTGCTGATCTGTCAGCGTATCGATTGAAAGATCACAGATCTGCGCCAGTTCGTTTTGCATAATCGAAAATAAGATTTCAGCGTGATCATGCTTATAGGCGATGACGGCTTCCGTCACAGCATTGGAGGCTGCCAGAACATTGATGTGCAGTGTACAGGCGCTGCGATGAACGAGCTGCTGCATTTGATCCGGAATCTGGTTGAGTAGCTCCAGAGGTTCCTGCAGCATGCCATACAGAGCGCAGCCATACTCCGTCAGGATGATATTGCGTCCGCGGGAAGCGATCAGCGGTACGCCGAGTTCAGCTTCCAAACGCTGAATGGATTTGGTAATGGCCGGCTGAGCGACATGCATTCTTTCAGCAGCACGGGTGACGTGCTGGAGTTCAGCAACCGCGGCAAAGTAGCGAAGCTGGGTTAACTCCATAAACTTTCCCTTCTTTCATAACTTTAGGTTATTAATTCAATCAATATTAACTATTACATATTATACATGAACGGTGCTATACTTGGAAAGCATGATAAGGGGGATTTTGATGAATAAAGATCTGACCGTAGGAAAACCGGCATCGGTACTGTGGCAATATTCGCTTCCGCTCTTCGGCAGCATTCTGTTTCAGCAGCTTTACAACATTGCCGACAGTTTTGTTGCCGGACGCTGGATTGGGACCTCAGCGCTCGCGGCTGTGGGCAATTCCTATGAGATAACATTAATTTATATCGCTTTTGCCTTCGGCTGCAATATCGGAACTTCTGTGGTGGTCGCCCGGCACTTCGGTTCAAAGAATTACAGCCGTTTAAAAACAACGGTGACGACTTCGCTGATTGCCAGCGTCGTCATCGGTCTGCTGCTGATGGGAATGGGGTTGATCGGCGCTGACTTTCTGTTAAGACTCATTCAGACGCCGGCGGAAATCTTCGGCGATTCCTTGGAATACTTGCTGATTTATTTAGGCGGCTTTCTGTTTTTGTTGGTTTATAACATTGCGACCGGAATTTTTTCGGCATTGGGCGATTCGCGCACGCCTTTCTATTTTCTGGCCGTATCTTCGGTGACGAATGTGTTTGTCGATATTCTGTTTGTGGCTCAGTTTCAGATGGGCGTAGCCGGTGTGGCCTGGGCGACATTTCTTTGCCAGGGGATCGCGGCAGCTTTGGCACTGGGCGTTGTCATAAAGCGTTTGAAAAGTTTGCCGGAGAGTGAAAAAGCTCCTTGGTTTTCCGCAGACTGCTTGAAAGAATTAAGCTTGATTGCCATTCCCAGTATTTTGCAGCAGGGATTCATCTCTGTGGGCAACATCATGATTCAAAGCATGATCAATGGCTTCGGCATGGCAGCGGTCGGCGGTTATTCCGCGGCAGTGAAGCTGAATAACATGACGATTACTTCCGTGACTGCGATCGGCAATGGAATGTCCAATTATACAGCGCAGAATGCCGGCGCCGGCTTGCCGGATCGAATTGAAGCGGGATTATCGGCCGGAATTAAGCTGGCAGTGGGGATTGCCTTCGTTTTCACCGGGCTGTATCTGCTGGCTGGACCGGTGTTTGTCGGTTTGTTTATCACCGACGGCAATCAGGCGGCGTTATCCGCAGGCGTTCTGTTTCTGCGGATTGTTTCTCCGTTCTATCTGGTCATCGCAGTAAAACTGATCGCGGATGGTATCCTGCGGGGAGTCAATCGCATGAAGCTGTTTATGAGTGCAACGCTGACAGATTTGGTCATTCGGGTCGTCTGCGCGGCGGTTTTCTCCAGAGGATTAGGCCTGACTGGGATTTGGCTGTCCTGGCCAATCGGCTGGATCATCGCGGCTTCCTTATCGCTGTTTTTCTATCATGCGGTGAAGCAGCAGCGCTTTGATATTCCGCAAACCGATATCCGTCTGGAAACAGCGGAAGAAGCGGCACAAGCCCAATGGGTTCAGCGCGAAGCCTGAGCCTGCAGCGTGAATTTTGACGAATGTCATGAATTTTAAATAAACAAAGGAAACCTGCAGTGTCAGGTTTTTTTGTTTCTGCCATTTTCTCAATCCGTCAGGATTCTAGAAGGAACGTTTTCAAAGTCTGCGCAGAAAAAAATAATTCTCGGAAAACGAGAAGAAAGAAGGCAAATCGCGATTTTGGGCAACATTATAGTCAGGAAGGTGAAGAAAGATGAAAAACAACCTGATGTTGGAACGCCAAGCGTTAAACTTGTCGCCTATTTACAGTGAGGATCCTTCTTTAAAGGAACAATGGGGAGCCTATCTTTCCTTAAAAGAGGAAGAATTCTCCGGATTGTCAGTTCGGCAGGCTCATTGTCATTTGGTCAGCGAAGCGAACTGGCTGAGCCGCAAAGATGCCCGCAGCTGCGTTCAGCTGGGAGTCAAGGCCAGGAT belongs to Holdemania massiliensis and includes:
- a CDS encoding rod shape-determining protein; the encoded protein is MFTKEVGIDLGTANTLIYVKGEGIVLNEPSVVSLDAETKKCLAVGQDAKEMLGRTPGRVMAIRPLKDGVIADFEVTELMLEHFIRKLKLKGMFSRPTILICCPSNITSVERNAIRDAAYRCGAKRVYIEEEPKVAAIGAGLDIAKPTGSMVLDIGGGTTDVAILSLGEIVTSTSLKIAGDKLDRDLIKYVKESYKLLIGDRTAEEIKKRIGTAWRGSRSDSMDVSGRDLVTGLPHTITLNSEETELAMRESLQDVVRACRTVLEQTPPELSADIVSRGVVLTGGGALLQGIDQLLINELNVPVYVAENALSCVAEGTGVMLENLHLVR
- a CDS encoding MraY family glycosyltransferase, which gives rise to MLHLIEGAFPFFALPFVISLICVPIAKRIGFALKVYAVENNRTVHHGKIVQMGGLAVFVAFMISMACFLKADSTINGILIGGSVVFLGGLLDDMINLSPLKKLLFEVAGALIAILVGGIGLTSITLPFGIEINMMPFSFLVSFVWIVGVTNAINLIDGLDGLSAGICFIVVCTIGFIGFFMGRRDIPVISLILAGSIAGFLPYNFHPASIFQGDCGALFLGFTLACLSLLGFKTTTFITLGFPVIILFVPISDTLIAMIRRKLSGKGIMQADRSHLHHILMYKLKLGHRNTVLVLYLVTILFGGCAVLSYFNEQWGLILLIVLTFVAEIFIEATEMINPKWHPLLGLCRRLTGHPKKKVLLEETDPSDASEILTEAESDIEETESMDAAEPDEDSQN
- a CDS encoding LysR family transcriptional regulator, whose amino-acid sequence is MELTQLRYFAAVAELQHVTRAAERMHVAQPAITKSIQRLEAELGVPLIASRGRNIILTEYGCALYGMLQEPLELLNQIPDQMQQLVHRSACTLHINVLAASNAVTEAVIAYKHDHAEILFSIMQNELAQICDLSIDTLTDQQERSERSANSVSFKERIMLAVPSHSIYSSLNAIDLRELRDEGFICLAGNRKFRKICDQFCLAAGFHPKIIFESDSPATVRNLIGAGSGIGFWPEHTWGEFGEDVKLIPISNPQCSRELRISLHPQDSARLTLVHPFYHYLIHYFKALFEA
- a CDS encoding MATE family efflux transporter, which produces MNKDLTVGKPASVLWQYSLPLFGSILFQQLYNIADSFVAGRWIGTSALAAVGNSYEITLIYIAFAFGCNIGTSVVVARHFGSKNYSRLKTTVTTSLIASVVIGLLLMGMGLIGADFLLRLIQTPAEIFGDSLEYLLIYLGGFLFLLVYNIATGIFSALGDSRTPFYFLAVSSVTNVFVDILFVAQFQMGVAGVAWATFLCQGIAAALALGVVIKRLKSLPESEKAPWFSADCLKELSLIAIPSILQQGFISVGNIMIQSMINGFGMAAVGGYSAAVKLNNMTITSVTAIGNGMSNYTAQNAGAGLPDRIEAGLSAGIKLAVGIAFVFTGLYLLAGPVFVGLFITDGNQAALSAGVLFLRIVSPFYLVIAVKLIADGILRGVNRMKLFMSATLTDLVIRVVCAAVFSRGLGLTGIWLSWPIGWIIAASLSLFFYHAVKQQRFDIPQTDIRLETAEEAAQAQWVQREA